A genomic window from Xyrauchen texanus isolate HMW12.3.18 chromosome 15, RBS_HiC_50CHRs, whole genome shotgun sequence includes:
- the LOC127655499 gene encoding cadherin-17-like, whose protein sequence is MMRGARLLYLTLLVSTAHGIGLEDKKGPLGHKVLDVPEATSVPYAIYQFTSAVEGVSSFHVNGETEAKIRITSDGWLYLEEPLEWSPDKSHHLDIEARSADDEIVDGPYSVVLQVVDVNNNHPIFSESQYSGRVTERSPAGVPFVQVFASDPDDPNTPNAQLRFSIVNQIPNPANTFYFGINPNSGEIFITEEGEAFLRARPTLMYSRGEVRGSLDVLRRKFENFCAPKNNITLENNPFFTCVEHAERRQLNFLQDPDYAVIVRVEDMGGGAPNALSTTARVNIAIVQNLWINPGPINIRENTEGEYPIYIASVRSNDPNAMYRLVQKERVLFPFTINEDGEIYVTDPLDREKKDMYILVVMAEDEQGIELENPMEIHVRVEDENDNLPVCGEAVFEVQENEPMGYLIGVLPVHDDDEENTLNSLLIYTLVSQTPTRPSDKMFSIDQVNGKIQVAKQNFKRKEVPQYELTFSVSDGVHITKCTATIKVIDINNEIPIFEKNDYGIYSVPELAELGTSLLTIKATDADDPGTGSSKVEYHITDGDPHNVFAIEVDETTGEGRVYIAQPLDYEVQSSYKLQIDARNPEPLIKGVEYDNRSRAVVVIKLIDEDEPPEFEVESLNVNVPENLTIGTVIMMAAAKDPEGKTLKFKLEGDEQSWFELDIDTGELKTKAALDREMVEQITLKVTAYESEGNKQEAEMKVVIHLLDVNDNYPKLQETQGFICVQKMTPLMLTAVDNDGHPFREPFTFSMPRKSPNWEIKAVDGTSAQLILKKKPSSYQNVSVPINIKDNDGMGITQRFDVSVCNCTSLGYCYIEPAVHSWKLGMSSTIGILGGVFGFIIIFLIIAVYRIKKREKKRAAAGGETKAML, encoded by the exons ATGATGAGAGGTGCACGTTTGCTGTACTTGACCCTTCTCGTCAGCACT GCTCATGGGATAGGTTTGGAGGACAAAAAGGGGCCATTAGGACATAAAGTTTTAGATGTACCTGAGGCCACATCTGTGCCTTATGCTATTTACCAG TTTACATCTGCAGTTGAAGGTGTTTCTTCATTCCATGTTAATGGAGAGACAGAGGCAAAGATTAGAATCACTTCAGACGGCTGGCTGTACCTGGAGGAACCTCTGGAATGGAGCCCTGATAAAAGCCACCACCTAGAT ATTGAGGCACGCTCAGCAGATGATGAAATTGTTGATGGGCCTTACTCAGTTGTCTTGCaagttgttgatgtcaacaataaTCATCCCATCTTTAGTGAAAGTCAATACAGTGGTAGAGTTACAGAGCGTTCGCCTGCAG gagttCCATTTGTGCAGGTGTTCGCTTCAGATCCAGATGATCCTAACACACCAAATGCTCAACTGAGATTTAGCATTGTGAACCAAATCCCCAATCCCGCAAACACATTTTACTTCGGCATCAATCCAAACAGTGGGGAGATCTTTATAACAGAGGAAG GAGAAGCGTTTTTGAGGGCGAGACCCACATTAATGTACAGCCGAGGGGAGGTTCGTGGCAGTCTTGATGTTCTGAGGAGGAAGTTTGAGAACTTCTGTGCTCCTAAGAACAACATAACTCTCGAGAACAACCCATTTTTCACATGCGTCGAGCATGCTG AGAGAAGACAACTGAATTTTCTTCAAGATCCAGACTATGCTGTGATTGTTCGAGTAGAGGATATGGGAGGTGGGGCTCCAAATGCACTGAGCACCACAGCACGGGTCAACATTGCTATCGTTCAAAACCTCTGGATCAACCCTGGACCAATCAATATCAGGGAAAATACTGAAGGGGAATACCCCATATATATTGCATCG gtgcgCTCCAATGATCCCAACGCAATGTACAGGCTGGTACAGAAAGAAAGGGTTCTCTTTCCGTTTACCATAAATGAAGATGGAGAAATCTATGTTACTGACCCTCTGGACAGGGAAAAGAAGGATATG TACATATTGGTGGTAATGGCAGAGGATGAACAGGGTATTGAGCTGGAAAATCCCATGGAAATTCATGTGAGGGTGGAGGATGAGAATGATAACTTACCTGTGTGTGGTGAAGCTGTATTTGAGGTGCAGGAGAATGAGCCCATGG GTTATCTGATTGGTGTGCTGCCTGTTCATGATGATGACGAGGAGAACACACTGAACTCATTACTAATCTACACACTTGTCAGCCAGACCCCTACCAGGCCATCTGATAAAATGTTCAGCATTGACCAGGTCAATGGCAAAATCCAAGTGGCCAAACAAAACTTTAAGAGGAAAGAGGTGCCTCAGTATGAGCTTACCTTTTCTGTGAGCGATGGAG TTCACATCACGAAATGTACAGCAACCATCAAGGTCATTGACATCAATAACGAGATACCCATCTTCGAGAAAAATGAT TATGGCATTTACAGTGTTCCGGAATTGGCTGAATTGGGCACCAGTTTGCTCACCATCAAAGCCACAGATGCAGATGACCCAGGAACAGGGAGCTCTAAGGTGGAATATCACATCACTGATGGAGACCCACATAATGTCTTTGCCATTGAGGTTGATGAAACTACTGGAGAGGGCAGAGTCTACATCGCTCAG CCATTGGATTATGAGGTCCAGAGTTCCTATAAACTACAGATTGATGCCCGTAATCCAGAGCCCCTGATTAAGGGGGTGGAATATGATAATCGTTCTAGAGCAGTTGTCGTCATTAAGCTTATAGATGAGGACGAACCCCCTGAATTTGAAGTGGAGTCTCTCAATGTCAATGTGCCAGAGAACCTAACCATTGGGACTGTAATAATGATGGCTGCAGCCAAAGATCCAGAGGGAAAGACTCTCAA GTTTAAGTTGGAAGGAGATGAGCAAAGTTGGTTTGAGCTAGACATTGACACTGGAGAGCTAAAGACTAAAGCTGCACTGGACAGAGAGATGGTTGAGCAGATCACACTCAAAGTTACTGCTTATGAGTCAG AGGGTAATAAGCAAGAGGCTGAGATGAAGGTGGTCATCCATCTGCTGGATGTGAATGACAACTACCCTAAACTGCAAGAGACGCAGGGCTTTATCTGCGTGCAGAAGATGACCCCTTTGATGCTCACTGCTGTGGATAACGATGGCCACCCCTTCCGAGAGCCTTTCACCTTCTCCATGCCCCGCAAGTCACCAAACTGGGAGATCAAAGCTGTGGATG GAACTTCAGCACAGCTCATTCTGAAGAAGAAGCCCTCATCTTATCAGAATGTCTCTGTTCCCATCAACATCAAAGACAATGACGGGATGGGTATCACCCAGAGGTTTGATG TGAGTGTATGTAACTGCACTTCTTTGGGCTACTGTTACATCGAGCCAGCAGTTCATAGCTGGAAGCTGGGCATGTCTTCCACCATTGGCATACTGGGAGGAGTGTTTGGCTTCATCA